The window GACCTGTGGCAGATCCACTCCGTCAGCCGGATGGAGGACGTGGAGCAGATCTTCGCTCCCGGCGGCGCCATCGAGGCCTTCGAGGAGGCCAAGCGGAGCGGCAAGACCCGGTTCATCGGCTTCACCGGGCATACGGACCCCCACGTCCACATGGAGATGCTGAAACGCTACGACCAGTTCGACACCATCCTGATGCCGCTAAATCCGGCCGATCCGTCCTACCTGAGCTTCGAGCAGATCGTGCTCCCCGAGGCCGTCCGTCAGGGACTGGGCATCCAGGGCATGAAGAGTCTGGCCAACGCCAAGCTTCTCCAGTCCTTCAGCGTCGAGGACTGCATCCAATACGTCCTGAGCCTCCCCATCCACTGCCTGACCATGGGCGCCACCACGCTGGGCCAGATCGAGGACGATGTCCGGATCGCCAAGCGCTTCGCCGCCCTGGAAGAACCTCAGATGGCGGAGCTCCGGGAAAGAGCTCGCCGTCTGGCGGGTCCGGAACTGGAGGACTGGAAGCGCGGTCCGGAGCGGGCTGGCCTGGACCCCGCAGGGGTCGAGATCCACGGCTGACTCCCAGCGGGTGATCGAGACGGCTTCGACCCGGCGGCGAGAGCTTCTGGACCGTTACCTGCGGTCGCTTCCTTTCGAACCCTATGTGTTTCAGAGGGACGCTCTGGAGGCTTGGTACGCCTCGGGCGAGGATCTTCTGGTAACCTCGCCCACCGGCACCGGCAAGACCCTCATCGCCGAAGGTGCCCTCTTCGAGGCGCTTCACGGCGGTCGGACCGCCTATTACACCACTCCCCTCATCGCGCTGACCGAGCAGAAATTCC is drawn from Acidobacteriota bacterium and contains these coding sequences:
- a CDS encoding aldo/keto reductase; amino-acid sequence: MRRRTFFGSALASVLALRSKAWGRSPVPASTGGDIPKRVFGKTGEKLTIVGQAGGRYPMISFEDAKAVTLRAYELGVNYFDNAHSYWSGRSEEVYGEVLPAFRKDVFVTTKSVVRDREGAAKELEISLKRLKMDYVDLWQIHSVSRMEDVEQIFAPGGAIEAFEEAKRSGKTRFIGFTGHTDPHVHMEMLKRYDQFDTILMPLNPADPSYLSFEQIVLPEAVRQGLGIQGMKSLANAKLLQSFSVEDCIQYVLSLPIHCLTMGATTLGQIEDDVRIAKRFAALEEPQMAELRERARRLAGPELEDWKRGPERAGLDPAGVEIHG